A region from the Caldicellulosiruptor naganoensis genome encodes:
- the steA gene encoding putative cytokinetic ring protein SteA encodes MIKGKVKIDRKTKNLVKRLKPDDIPVILHEDIDEVAAYSLLEKKVKIVVNCAKSFTGRFPALGAKILLSHDVTIIDDLGEDIFNQIKEGDLLEIKEDEIYINGRYLCQAKYLRKEEFERYYQKSFKEMENLLEDFIENTLEYAKKEKSFILGQFEMPEIQTKIAGRHVLVVTRGSSFKKDIKAIKNYIMEVKPVIIAVDGAADALLEERIKPHIIIGDMDSVSEESLLRCDEIIVHSYPNGYAPGLERIKTLGLNAKVIACPGTSEDVALLLAYEKGAELIVSVGSHSSMLDFLEKGRKGMSSTFLVRLKIGSKLVDARGVSKLYTEKVSLKYIGILLLSALIPILAILMVTPPFQYFFYLIQLKLRVILR; translated from the coding sequence ATGATAAAAGGGAAGGTTAAGATTGATAGAAAGACCAAAAATTTGGTTAAGCGTCTCAAACCAGATGATATACCGGTGATATTGCATGAGGATATTGATGAGGTCGCTGCTTATTCACTCTTAGAAAAGAAGGTAAAAATAGTAGTAAATTGTGCAAAATCTTTTACAGGAAGATTTCCTGCGCTGGGAGCAAAGATTCTTCTTTCTCATGATGTGACAATTATCGACGACTTAGGCGAAGACATCTTCAACCAAATCAAAGAAGGAGATCTGTTAGAAATCAAAGAAGATGAAATATATATCAACGGTAGGTATTTATGTCAGGCGAAGTACTTAAGAAAAGAGGAGTTTGAACGTTATTACCAAAAAAGTTTTAAAGAAATGGAGAACTTATTAGAAGACTTTATAGAGAACACCTTAGAGTACGCGAAAAAAGAAAAAAGTTTTATATTGGGACAATTTGAAATGCCTGAAATCCAGACTAAAATTGCCGGGAGGCATGTTCTTGTTGTTACAAGAGGTAGCAGTTTTAAGAAAGATATAAAAGCTATAAAAAACTATATCATGGAAGTAAAACCAGTAATAATAGCAGTTGATGGAGCAGCAGATGCACTTCTTGAGGAGAGGATCAAACCTCACATAATAATTGGGGATATGGACAGTGTCTCAGAGGAAAGTCTTCTTAGGTGCGATGAGATTATTGTACACTCATATCCAAACGGGTATGCACCAGGTTTGGAACGCATCAAAACTTTGGGACTTAACGCTAAAGTTATTGCATGTCCTGGAACAAGTGAGGATGTAGCTTTGCTTTTGGCTTATGAAAAAGGTGCTGAGCTGATAGTCTCAGTTGGTTCACATAGCAGTATGCTTGATTTTTTGGAAAAGGGTCGTAAAGGTATGTCAAGCACATTTTTAGTAAGGCTAAAAATTGGGTCAAAACTTGTAGATGCGAGGGGTGTGTCAAAACTCTACACAGAAAAGGTAAGTCTTAAATATATAGGGATTTTGTTACTTTCTGCTTTGATTCCTATATTGGCAATTTTAATGGTCACTCCACCTTTTCAATATTTTTTCTATTTGATTCAGTTAAAACTAAGAGTAATCTTGAGGTAA
- the mgsA gene encoding methylglyoxal synthase — protein MNIALIAHDKKKELMVQFAIAYKFILSKHTLYATGTTGRLIQEATGLEVHRFLPGPLGGDQQIGSLIAYNQIDMVIFLRDPLTAQPHEPDVNALLRLCDVHNIPLATNIATAELLIKALDRGDLSWREIVNPKLQKNKSDK, from the coding sequence ATGAATATAGCACTTATTGCGCATGACAAAAAGAAAGAGCTTATGGTTCAGTTTGCCATAGCGTACAAATTCATACTATCAAAACATACACTGTATGCAACAGGTACAACAGGAAGACTAATTCAAGAAGCAACTGGACTTGAAGTTCATAGATTTTTGCCGGGACCACTTGGTGGTGATCAGCAAATAGGTTCTTTGATTGCATACAACCAAATAGATATGGTTATATTTTTAAGAGATCCATTGACAGCACAGCCACATGAACCAGATGTAAATGCTCTTTTGAGGCTTTGTGATGTGCACAATATTCCACTTGCAACAAATATAGCAACAGCAGAACTTTTAATAAAGGCACTGGACAGAGGAGACCTCTCATGGCGTGAGATTGTTAATCCAAAACTTCAGAAAAATAAGAGTGATAAATAA
- the rodA gene encoding rod shape-determining protein RodA has protein sequence MIVQNEEYLKKRYNVFLIVLMIGLCVIGFVLIASATHVLDTGKYKLVVSQFIWFCLGLILFFIFSIIDYRILTNFYVIIYLIMVGLLLYVDINGISILGGQRWIKIGPLSFQPSEISKLLMVIFFAKAVSMQENINVFKNLAKVLFFAIIPIVFVLKQPDLGTASVFVAIIVTILFVAGLSLRYFYIAIGIFAAFIPIAWEFILLDYQKDRVRILFNPELDPLGKGWQVIYSKIAIGSGRLFGKGLFMGTINRLDYLPVKESDFIFGVAGEELGFVGCVVIIVLYTLLIVNLIKIASNCKDKMGSYIVAGIAGMFGFQMFVNIAITLAIMPVTGIPLPFISYGGSSMITSMASLGIVQNIYRENIKTMF, from the coding sequence ATGATCGTTCAGAATGAAGAATATCTGAAGAAAAGGTATAATGTTTTTCTCATTGTACTGATGATTGGTCTTTGTGTTATAGGTTTTGTTCTAATTGCAAGTGCAACACATGTACTTGACACAGGTAAATATAAACTGGTGGTATCTCAATTTATTTGGTTTTGCTTAGGGCTTATTCTGTTTTTTATCTTTTCGATAATTGACTATAGAATTTTGACAAACTTTTATGTTATTATTTATTTGATAATGGTAGGACTTCTTCTTTATGTTGATATAAATGGAATAAGTATTTTAGGTGGTCAAAGATGGATTAAGATTGGACCTTTGTCGTTTCAGCCTTCTGAAATTTCTAAACTTCTAATGGTGATATTTTTTGCAAAAGCTGTTTCAATGCAAGAAAATATAAATGTGTTTAAAAATCTTGCGAAAGTGTTGTTTTTTGCTATCATACCAATAGTATTTGTTCTAAAACAACCTGACTTAGGAACAGCTTCGGTCTTTGTTGCAATAATTGTAACAATTCTATTTGTAGCAGGTTTAAGTCTTCGATACTTCTATATTGCAATTGGGATTTTTGCTGCATTTATTCCTATTGCATGGGAGTTTATACTTCTTGATTATCAAAAAGACAGAGTACGAATTTTATTCAATCCAGAGCTTGATCCGTTAGGTAAAGGTTGGCAAGTCATATATTCAAAAATTGCAATAGGATCTGGTAGATTATTTGGAAAAGGACTTTTTATGGGTACGATAAATAGGTTAGACTACCTACCTGTCAAGGAATCAGATTTTATATTTGGCGTAGCAGGCGAAGAATTAGGATTTGTTGGATGTGTGGTGATAATAGTACTTTACACCTTGTTGATTGTAAATTTAATCAAGATAGCCTCTAACTGTAAGGACAAAATGGGTTCATATATTGTGGCAGGAATTGCGGGGATGTTTGGTTTTCAGATGTTTGTAAATATTGCTATTACACTTGCTATTATGCCTGTAACAGGAATTCCATTGCCGTTTATTAGCTATGGGGGAAGTTCAATGATAACCTCCATGGCATCACTTGGGATAGTCCAAAACATCTATAGAGAAAACATAAAAACTATGTTTTGA
- the minE gene encoding cell division topological specificity factor MinE, with amino-acid sequence MFEFFNKFFNKQSSKDIAKERLKLVLIHDRANVSPELLELIKSEILKAIQKYIVIDDKLLEIQITRTPSEQKGEFVPALVANIPIKSVKKSEIISNEAED; translated from the coding sequence ATGTTTGAGTTTTTTAATAAATTTTTTAACAAGCAGTCTTCAAAAGATATTGCAAAAGAAAGACTAAAGCTTGTCTTGATTCATGATAGGGCAAATGTCTCACCTGAACTATTGGAGCTTATTAAAAGTGAAATATTAAAGGCTATACAAAAGTATATAGTAATTGACGACAAATTACTTGAAATTCAAATAACAAGAACTCCTTCTGAGCAAAAGGGTGAGTTTGTACCTGCTCTAGTTGCAAATATTCCCATAAAATCTGTGAAGAAATCAGAAATAATAAGTAACGAGGCTGAAGACTAA
- the minD gene encoding septum site-determining protein MinD, with the protein MGEVYVITSGKGGVGKTTTTANVGTYLSILGKKVLLIDADIGLRNLDVVMGLENRIVFDIVDVVEGRCKPKQALVKDKRFEGLYLLPAAQSKDKTAVKPEQMKSLCDELKKDFDFILIDCPAGIEQGFKNAIAGADKAIVVTTPEVSAVRDADRIIGLLEAYELHNPKLIINRIRFDMVKRGDMMDIDDILEILSIDLLGIIPDDEKIIISTNKGEPIVTDEKSRAAQEYRNIARRILGENIPIVSSEENLGWFERLKRFFGLNNS; encoded by the coding sequence ATGGGAGAGGTATATGTCATTACGTCTGGTAAAGGTGGAGTTGGTAAAACAACAACCACCGCAAATGTGGGAACATACCTAAGTATCCTGGGGAAAAAGGTTCTGTTGATTGATGCAGACATCGGTCTTAGAAATCTTGATGTTGTGATGGGATTAGAAAATCGAATAGTCTTTGACATAGTTGACGTCGTTGAGGGACGATGCAAACCTAAACAAGCTTTGGTTAAAGACAAAAGGTTTGAAGGGCTTTATCTTTTACCAGCTGCTCAATCAAAGGACAAGACTGCTGTAAAACCCGAGCAGATGAAAAGTCTTTGTGATGAGCTAAAGAAAGATTTTGATTTTATTTTAATCGACTGTCCAGCTGGAATTGAGCAAGGTTTCAAAAATGCAATTGCTGGAGCTGATAAGGCAATTGTTGTGACAACACCTGAGGTTTCAGCTGTCAGAGATGCTGATAGAATAATTGGGCTATTAGAAGCTTATGAGCTACATAATCCAAAGCTTATAATTAACCGCATTAGGTTTGACATGGTGAAACGTGGTGACATGATGGATATAGATGACATATTGGAGATATTGTCAATTGACCTTTTGGGGATTATTCCAGATGATGAGAAGATTATCATCTCTACTAATAAAGGTGAACCGATTGTGACAGATGAAAAATCAAGAGCAGCACAAGAATATAGGAATATAGCTCGTAGGATACTTGGTGAGAACATTCCTATTGTAAGTAGTGAAGAAAATTTAGGGTGGTTTGAGAGATTAAAGAGATTTTTTGGCTTAAATAACTCATAG
- the minC gene encoding septum site-determining protein MinC → MSDPVVLKGFGKGIAVILDSNCDFDVICDHFKQKVINGKNFFSGYEIPIQFIGRRLNSYELQKLIDIMKTFGGVHDIIFPWDEISFHHLVPTSNETDEKKISILEGSKDTKIFKGTLRSGQVVKSDTDVIVIGDVNPGAEVISANNIIILGALRGVAHAGASGNKGAVVFALEMNPVQIRIANIIARAPDEENQDQERVPEVAYIEDDTIVIKPVSQF, encoded by the coding sequence TTGAGTGACCCGGTTGTGTTAAAAGGTTTTGGAAAAGGAATAGCTGTGATTTTGGATAGTAACTGCGATTTTGACGTTATTTGCGACCATTTTAAGCAGAAGGTTATTAACGGTAAGAACTTCTTTTCAGGATATGAAATTCCCATTCAATTTATAGGAAGAAGGCTAAATAGTTATGAACTGCAAAAATTGATAGATATCATGAAGACATTCGGAGGAGTACATGATATAATATTTCCATGGGACGAGATTAGTTTTCACCACCTTGTACCCACGTCGAATGAAACAGATGAGAAGAAGATATCAATTCTAGAAGGTTCTAAAGATACAAAAATTTTCAAAGGAACTTTGCGTTCGGGGCAGGTTGTAAAATCAGACACGGACGTAATAGTGATTGGGGATGTCAATCCAGGGGCAGAGGTTATATCAGCAAACAACATTATCATATTAGGAGCTTTAAGAGGTGTTGCACATGCTGGAGCATCAGGTAACAAAGGCGCAGTTGTGTTTGCGCTTGAGATGAATCCTGTTCAGATTAGAATTGCAAACATAATAGCCCGGGCACCTGATGAGGAAAATCAAGACCAAGAAAGGGTACCTGAGGTTGCGTACATTGAGGATGATACAATTGTAATAAAGCCTGTAAGTCAATTTTGA
- the mrdA gene encoding penicillin-binding protein 2 — translation MKILLIQKLREKNVFNRWTFLYILFITLSFILIMRLAYLQIVKGDYYYEISEKRIMQKANLEAPRGIIFDRKGRPLADNRPAYVLQILKTQQLRTEKDKKEFTKKIIEIVKILNKNNDKILNQFKIGINPIRFDFGIRDKKLAKKVEQQWKKDRNIPLSYSAEQAFNLLKKRFYIPNNLDLNLAIQVMAVEDMLFYNYYQMYQPVTIAVDISMKTIAEIEERRKEFSFVNIEAKAVRTYKDAVYNAFVVGRVGRITQQQYEELKDKGYSADSIIGVEGIEKRYEKYLRGKDGIQLIEVDKFGRINNIRVEKEPVKGANVYLTIDSKLQRVAYNSLKKVLEKIRNGEFGERFPKATAGAAVVIDVKTGNVLALTSYPSYDPNIFIKGITINEWNKLINDPNRPMFNRAIAGVYPPGSTFKILTAIAGLQEGVIKPTEKILDTGRYMYYAKSGFMPACWLWNRYRRTHGWVDVVDALKVSCNVFFYETGRRLGIDRIDRYANLFGLGGKTNIQLDGESNGIFANEENKKKIFNQPWYPGDTVLAAIGQSINAFTPIQMASFIATVANGGTRYQVNLIDKIVDAKGKVIYKSKPKVLSRVNMSLATKRAVFEGMKSVTSEEGGTARQAFKDLPFTVAGKTGTSQYSNSSDAHGWFVGFAPYDDPQIAFAIVLENGGHGSYAAYVARDIIDSYFNLQNPQDSTSH, via the coding sequence ATGAAGATATTACTTATCCAGAAGCTGAGAGAAAAAAATGTATTTAATAGATGGACTTTTTTATACATACTTTTTATAACTTTGAGTTTCATCCTTATTATGCGGCTTGCATATCTTCAAATTGTAAAAGGTGACTATTATTACGAGATTTCGGAAAAGAGAATTATGCAAAAAGCAAACTTAGAAGCTCCTCGAGGGATAATCTTCGATAGAAAAGGAAGGCCTCTTGCTGACAACAGACCTGCCTATGTTTTGCAGATATTGAAAACTCAACAACTCCGGACAGAAAAGGATAAGAAGGAGTTTACAAAGAAGATAATTGAAATTGTCAAGATTTTAAACAAGAACAATGATAAGATATTAAATCAGTTCAAGATTGGCATAAACCCTATAAGGTTTGACTTTGGTATAAGAGACAAAAAACTTGCTAAAAAAGTTGAGCAGCAATGGAAAAAGGACAGAAATATCCCGTTAAGTTACTCTGCTGAGCAAGCATTTAATCTACTTAAAAAAAGATTTTACATCCCTAACAATCTTGATTTGAACTTAGCCATTCAAGTTATGGCAGTTGAAGATATGCTATTTTATAATTATTACCAAATGTACCAACCTGTTACAATAGCAGTGGATATTTCAATGAAAACAATTGCTGAAATAGAAGAAAGGAGAAAGGAATTTTCTTTTGTAAACATAGAAGCAAAGGCAGTGAGAACATACAAGGATGCAGTATACAACGCATTTGTTGTAGGAAGAGTTGGTAGAATCACACAGCAACAGTATGAAGAATTGAAAGACAAAGGGTATTCGGCAGATAGTATAATTGGAGTTGAGGGAATAGAAAAAAGATATGAAAAATATCTACGTGGCAAAGATGGAATACAACTTATCGAGGTTGATAAGTTTGGAAGGATAAATAATATCAGAGTTGAAAAAGAGCCTGTAAAAGGAGCAAATGTATATCTTACAATCGATAGTAAATTACAACGGGTTGCTTATAACTCGCTCAAAAAGGTATTAGAAAAAATAAGAAACGGAGAATTTGGTGAAAGGTTTCCAAAGGCAACAGCCGGAGCAGCTGTTGTGATTGATGTAAAAACAGGAAATGTTCTTGCGCTTACAAGCTATCCTTCTTATGACCCAAATATATTTATAAAAGGAATCACAATAAACGAGTGGAATAAACTAATAAATGATCCTAACAGACCAATGTTTAACAGAGCTATTGCAGGTGTTTATCCACCCGGTTCAACCTTTAAGATTTTAACTGCAATAGCAGGCTTGCAGGAAGGTGTTATAAAACCCACCGAAAAGATACTGGATACAGGCCGATACATGTACTATGCAAAATCCGGTTTCATGCCGGCATGTTGGCTATGGAATAGATATCGTAGAACACATGGATGGGTTGATGTTGTTGATGCGTTGAAGGTTTCATGCAATGTGTTTTTTTATGAAACTGGTAGAAGACTTGGAATTGATAGGATTGACAGGTATGCTAATTTGTTTGGACTGGGCGGCAAAACAAATATCCAACTTGATGGGGAGTCTAATGGGATTTTTGCAAATGAGGAAAACAAGAAAAAGATATTCAACCAACCATGGTATCCTGGTGACACAGTTTTGGCTGCAATTGGTCAGTCAATTAATGCATTTACTCCCATTCAGATGGCAAGTTTTATTGCAACTGTTGCAAACGGTGGAACAAGGTATCAGGTAAATCTAATAGATAAAATTGTTGATGCAAAGGGGAAAGTTATTTACAAGTCAAAGCCAAAGGTTTTGAGCAGGGTCAATATGTCGCTTGCTACAAAACGAGCAGTATTTGAAGGGATGAAGAGTGTCACAAGTGAAGAAGGAGGTACGGCAAGACAAGCGTTTAAAGATTTGCCTTTTACTGTTGCAGGAAAGACAGGTACTTCGCAGTATTCTAACTCTTCAGATGCACATGGTTGGTTTGTTGGCTTTGCACCCTACGATGATCCGCAGATTGCCTTTGCTATTGTGTTGGAAAATGGTGGACATGGTTCATACGCTGCATACGTTGCAAGAGATATAATAGACAGTTATTTCAACTTACAAAATCCACAAGACAGTACCTCGCATTAA
- the mreC gene encoding rod shape-determining protein MreC, whose protein sequence is MKKNVLITIIVIVSFLFSIVATIISVQNYDSNIISRKIKDGYIPINSRVIKILRSIKEYVNGVVHLNQIIAENKRLKAQLEKLKTDRVTIEEIKSENQKLKELLGLKDQIGELSDYEVARVVLRSSEAWLSYFIIDKGSKDGIRKNMVVVNNQGLVGSIVDYGRNWAKVETLLDADFSASAMVVRTRDIGVVRGNLNLMGKGLCELKYISKDSKVRVNDVVITSGMGEIFPKGIVIGKIVQIKNDKFELTKNILIKPAVDIENIEYVMVLKKVKGINFSVGVR, encoded by the coding sequence TTGAAAAAGAATGTTCTTATTACAATAATTGTTATAGTTTCTTTTTTATTTAGTATTGTTGCGACTATAATATCTGTTCAAAATTATGACTCTAATATAATTTCAAGAAAAATAAAAGATGGCTATATTCCTATTAATTCTAGGGTTATAAAAATACTCAGGAGTATAAAAGAATATGTGAATGGAGTAGTGCATTTAAATCAGATTATTGCTGAAAATAAAAGGTTAAAAGCACAGCTTGAAAAGCTAAAGACAGATAGAGTCACAATTGAAGAAATAAAAAGTGAAAACCAAAAACTTAAGGAACTTCTTGGACTTAAAGATCAGATTGGGGAACTTTCTGATTATGAAGTTGCCCGAGTTGTTTTAAGGTCATCTGAGGCGTGGCTTAGTTACTTTATCATAGACAAGGGGTCAAAAGATGGTATTAGGAAAAACATGGTAGTTGTGAACAATCAAGGATTAGTGGGTAGCATTGTTGACTACGGTAGAAATTGGGCAAAAGTAGAAACACTATTGGATGCAGATTTTTCAGCATCTGCAATGGTTGTTCGAACAAGGGATATTGGAGTTGTAAGAGGAAATCTCAACCTTATGGGGAAAGGGCTTTGTGAGCTTAAGTATATCTCAAAAGATTCGAAGGTGAGGGTAAACGATGTTGTTATTACATCTGGGATGGGTGAGATATTCCCTAAGGGCATTGTTATAGGAAAAATTGTTCAGATAAAAAATGACAAGTTTGAACTTACGAAGAACATACTGATAAAGCCTGCAGTAGACATTGAGAATATAGAGTATGTTATGGTATTGAAAAAAGTGAAAGGTATTAATTTTTCGGTAGGTGTTAGGTAA
- a CDS encoding rod shape-determining protein, with amino-acid sequence MGLLKSFYRDLGIDLGTANTLVHLRGKGIVVNEPSVVAVQKDTGKILAVGNEAKEMIGRTPGNIVAIRPLKDGVIADFYTTQIMLKYFMEKAYKKSLFGLKPRVVICVPSGVTEVERRAVEESAYKAGAREVYIMEEPMAAAIGAGLPIDEPAGSMVVDIGSGTSEVAVISLGGIVTSKSLRIAGDEFDEAISNYIKKEYNLMIGDRTAEEIKINIGSAYPLEKEEWYEIKGRDLITGLPKTIKVSSSEIRDALREPVMAIVDAIKQTLEKTPPELAADIMERGIMLTGGGALLKGLDKLIKQETGLPVHIAERPLDCVALGAGKALEELETLRNVMINRSLR; translated from the coding sequence ATGGGGCTATTGAAGTCGTTTTATAGAGACTTAGGAATTGACTTGGGTACAGCAAATACATTAGTTCATTTACGTGGTAAGGGAATTGTTGTAAACGAGCCTTCTGTTGTTGCTGTTCAAAAGGATACAGGAAAGATTTTAGCAGTTGGTAATGAAGCAAAAGAGATGATTGGAAGAACACCAGGAAATATTGTGGCTATAAGGCCACTAAAAGATGGAGTAATTGCAGATTTTTACACAACCCAAATTATGCTAAAATACTTTATGGAGAAAGCATACAAAAAGTCTTTGTTTGGTCTTAAGCCACGAGTGGTTATTTGTGTTCCATCAGGAGTTACTGAGGTTGAGAGAAGAGCAGTAGAGGAATCAGCATATAAAGCAGGTGCAAGAGAGGTTTATATAATGGAAGAACCAATGGCAGCAGCAATTGGTGCGGGACTTCCGATTGACGAGCCAGCGGGGAGTATGGTGGTTGATATTGGCAGTGGGACCTCTGAGGTTGCAGTGATCTCACTTGGCGGTATTGTGACCAGCAAATCTTTGAGAATTGCTGGGGATGAGTTTGATGAAGCTATTTCAAATTATATAAAGAAAGAATACAATCTTATGATTGGTGATAGAACAGCAGAAGAAATAAAAATAAACATTGGTTCAGCATATCCCCTTGAAAAAGAGGAATGGTATGAAATTAAAGGGAGAGACCTAATAACAGGTCTTCCAAAAACAATAAAGGTTTCTTCATCTGAGATAAGAGATGCTTTAAGAGAGCCTGTTATGGCAATTGTTGATGCTATTAAACAAACACTTGAAAAGACTCCTCCTGAACTTGCAGCAGATATTATGGAAAGAGGAATAATGTTAACTGGTGGAGGAGCACTTTTGAAAGGACTTGATAAGTTAATTAAGCAAGAGACAGGTTTGCCTGTTCACATAGCAGAAAGACCTCTTGACTGTGTTGCACTTGGAGCGGGGAAGGCATTGGAAGAGCTGGAAACATTGCGAAATGTCATGATTAATAGGAGCTTAAGATAG
- a CDS encoding Maf family protein, whose product MKKVILASSSPRRIELLKQFGIKFEIIPSNVDEVISHDLTPEENVKNLAKKKGEEVLKRLGETAKDSLIISADTVVFIEGTILGKPSDEKQAFYMLKKISGKRHTVYTGVCVIDASKNHILADFEKSYVYIKQMSDEEILRYIQTGEPFDKAGAYAIQGFGSLIVEKIEGCFYNVVGLPLYKLNTMLQKLGYDLMKGEL is encoded by the coding sequence GTGAAAAAAGTAATACTTGCATCTTCTTCTCCACGCCGGATAGAGCTTTTAAAGCAATTTGGAATAAAGTTTGAGATAATTCCTTCAAATGTAGATGAAGTAATTTCTCATGATTTGACACCTGAGGAAAATGTAAAAAATTTGGCTAAGAAAAAAGGTGAAGAGGTCTTAAAGAGGCTTGGTGAAACTGCAAAAGACTCTTTGATAATCTCTGCTGATACAGTTGTTTTCATAGAAGGCACGATTCTTGGCAAGCCTTCAGATGAAAAGCAGGCTTTTTACATGCTAAAAAAGATAAGTGGCAAACGCCATACAGTTTATACAGGTGTTTGTGTAATTGATGCTTCTAAAAACCATATTTTAGCTGACTTTGAAAAAAGTTATGTTTATATAAAACAGATGAGTGATGAAGAAATATTAAGGTATATACAAACAGGTGAGCCTTTTGACAAGGCAGGTGCGTACGCAATCCAAGGTTTTGGAAGTTTAATAGTTGAAAAGATAGAAGGATGCTTTTATAATGTTGTTGGTCTTCCTCTGTACAAGCTAAATACCATGCTACAAAAATTAGGATATGACTTGATGAAAGGAGAGTTATGA